The nucleotide window GGCCCAAGCGCTCGACCTTGCCTTCCCCGAGGTGGACCACGAGGTCCTGGGCGCGGTAGTGGTAGTTGATGAAATAGTCCTTGATGACCTCGCCCTTATAGCCCAAGGCGATGATGAATTCCTTGAAGCCGAACCGGGAATAGTGGTCCATGATATGCCAGAGGATGGGCTTGCCGCCGATCTCCACCATGGGCTTGGGGATGCGGTCGGTCATCTCGGAGAGGCGAGAGCCCATGCCGCCGGCGAGTATCCCGACTTTCATGATCGTGGAGTTCATGTTAGCAATTCTTCGAAATCAAGAGAAGGCGCGCCCCCGGGTCCGGGCCGGCAGCAGAGGCTTGAGCCAGAGGGAGTAGAGGTACTGGTCGTTGCGGCGGATGCCGCGGGCCGCTTCCAGGATGGCCTCCAGTTGGGCGGTGATGACGCGCGGCGGGGTGCCGGGCTTGACGTCCGCGCCGAGCTTCCAGGAAAAATAAGAGCGCACCCATTCCGGCACCAGGAGATAGTCGGACCACAGGCCCGGGATGTCCCGCAGTCGAGCCCGGGTCAGGGCGCGGTTGACATAGGCCCACAGCGGGGAGTTGCCGAACCGGCAGGCCGCGTCGAGGTCGGTGAGCGCTTCCCGCGACCGTCCCAGCAGGCGCCGGGCTTCCCCGCGCCAGACCAGGGCTTCCTGGTCCTCGGGATGGCTGCGCAACTGGCTGTCGAGGTCGCGCAAGGCTTCCGGGAAATCCCCCAGTTTGACATGCGCCGCGCCGCGCCAGCATAGGGCCAGCGGAGACTGGCGCGCCACGGCCAGGTCCAAGTCGACCAGGGCTTCGCGGTATTCCCCGATCCAGAGCCGCATCTCTCCGCGCCAGCCCAGGACCGAGGTCCGGTCCGAGTCGGGGACCGTGCGCAGGAGCTCGTCCATGGTCCGCAGCGCGCCGGCGCGCTCGC belongs to Elusimicrobiota bacterium and includes:
- a CDS encoding tetratricopeptide repeat protein, giving the protein MNATALRRGPWDLPPGSARLEALKLLVQKIRGLVAAGRFQPAFALGDRVMATRPPAEVVEAIMYPVDRGLATFPDSGLYDLLQAALKGSGRGRFQPWYILLTSVLLDRLRWSSEALRESEKLVGLPRRYGWMRWHRGLLLLNNHWDKAAAAAEFQAVLESMPQVWKAHALLAELALARGERAGALRTMDELLRTVPDSDRTSVLGWRGEMRLWIGEYREALVDLDLAVARQSPLALCWRGAAHVKLGDFPEALRDLDSQLRSHPEDQEALVWRGEARRLLGRSREALTDLDAACRFGNSPLWAYVNRALTRARLRDIPGLWSDYLLVPEWVRSYFSWKLGADVKPGTPPRVITAQLEAILEAARGIRRNDQYLYSLWLKPLLPARTRGRAFS